CAAGTTATGGATGCTTCTATGTTATATAGTTTGATATAATGTTACAAATGCTGTCTATTACCTTCCCCAAGTATTTGTGTTTACTCCAGTTTATATTAATAATCGAAACAATGTTGAATGGCTTTGCTCAATTCATTCATTCCTCCTCGCTTTCGCTGCTTgcctcgtcatcatcggACGAAGAGAACCCATTTACATGATTTACCTGATAGGCCGAATTTATTGGTGAACCGTTTTGACTTAGAGGAGAGGCTCCATCTAAAATGGCCAGTttattcttgatcttttcgatcTGTCTCGTCTGCTCCTCCTGACTTAGCGCTTTagatcttctcttccttgcGTGGCCATTGGTTGGTGGCGACAACGAATGCTCCAGACCGTTAGCGATATTGCCGTTTACCCCATTTGCGTCATTCGGCGACGTGTCGTATTCTCTGAAGAATGTGTTGTAAAGTGTCAAGACGGTGTTATTGTCCAGCGTATCGAGATCCAGTTCCacttcgtcatcttcgGCCAAATGaggcatcgatttcttgatgataGCAATGACCTTTTCTAACTTGGAAGTTGGCAGATCGTTGATCCGCTCGGTGATGATTTTCTTCATATCGTATGTGACCACTgtcttgaacttctttttgttcttgaagccattgagaGATTGACCATTTTCGCCCGGTGATAGTCTGCCTCTCCTGGATCTCTTTGTGCGCTGTTTTCTTGACCCACGGGCCAGTCGCCTCTCTTTTCTAATCTTATCGAGTTCCTGCTTCTTTAATTGCTGTAGCTCATGTTTCATTCTCTCCAGCTGTTCTTCCAAGTACTGAATAGCAGGATTTGTGATTGAACTCTCATCGATGATCGAGTCCGAGTCATTGGAATCATAAATGTCGGAGTCGTAATCGTAACCGTAACCGTATTCATTAGAGTCCGCTTCAGATTCGTAATCATCTATGATGGGTCTCTCTGCCCACTTCGtattgaagatatcttccaaACGATGACCCATCATGTTGACAATGGTACCGTCCGGGTTAAATTTGTAGCAGTTCTCGAAAACGAGCCTTACGTCCCTTTCGAACTCTTCCAGCGTCTGATACTTCCAGTTATCCAACTTCTTGGCCACTGTGCCGAGATCCATCGGTTCCTTCACGTAGTCGAAATACGTGGGTAAATTCATCGCCACGGGGTCCACGGGTTCCAAGAACGGATAGTTGAACGACGCGTACTTCTTGCTGGTCAGCTCCTTGATCACACCCGCACAGAACTTCATTGCCTGCTGCAGTTTCTTCGACTTGGGCTTTCTCGTCTCGTAGGGATAGATATCCTTGGATTTCGGCGGATGGATCTCCCTCTTGGGTCTGCCATTGTGGGTCTGCGCGCGTCTAATCACCACGGGCGGCTCCTCGTCGATCGGTCTCTTCTTGCGCGTCTGTTTCACCGGTGGCGCGTCCTTTGCCGGCATGTTGAGCATGtgtttttcaaaagccGCCTGTATGTTGCGCGCCATCTGCGATATCATCGCGTTCGCCCCGTTGAACGAGACACAGTTCTCGACCATCAGGTTGAAGTCTGCCGCCACCTGCTCGGGCGTTTCGTACGCGTTGACATTCAACTTGCGCTCTATCGTCGACAGATCCATCGGCCGCTTGATGTGGTTGAAGTAAAAAGGAATGTTCAGCGCCACAGGGTTCACCGGCTGCAGAAACGGCCGCGCGTCTTTCAACCGTTTCACCGCCTTGATCGTCATCACTGCGTGTTTCTGCTGGTGTTTGGGCAGCGGATCGCGCGGCAAGTTGTCCATGTCCGGCTCCGGCGGCGGAGCCGGAGCCGGAACTCTTTCCGGCTCTGTCTTGTTCACCTCCGCCTCCGGCTCACCACCGCCCCCGGCAGCATCCACAGCCTCCGGCTGAGCTGGCGAGCTAGCCGCCGGCGTCTCGGGCGCTGCCGCGGCAGCGCCCACCACTGGCGTCGGCGACATAGACTCCGCCTCCTCCGCCACCTTCAAGCCCTTGATCTCCACATCatgctggtgctgctgtGTGTCACTCACCACGACCGCGCCTCCGTCGTACTCCGCCATCGTTGCGTGTCGTGTCGCTTCGCTTCGCGCTATGCCTTGAAAAACAAGAACGGCCGTTCTCGCGGCAGCTTCGCAAAATGCTCGGTGCTTAAATACCTTCGCCGAGCGCGCGGTTTTCCCTTTTCTTTGCGCGGTGTGAAAAAGCAAGCGCGACGCGTGAACGCGGTTTCGCGTTTTTTACGAACTACATAATAGAAGTTGGTTACGTGTTGTCTCCCCACATGATGAGTCGAAAAAAGGGAACGAAGGTGGATGGGGGGGTGAGATTGTTTGGGAGGCTTATATTAGTTATGATTGATGACAAATATAATTTTGATACGTGAGGTTTGTTTGTTTCAACTTCGATGTGTATTTAGTtcatttgcttcttgagTGTCCAGTCGTACCTGTTTCTGTCACTTTGTTCTGTGGCGATGTGGTCTTGGGTGCTGTTTGGGATCTTACTCAGCCGCGTAACAGTTGCCTGGAACGCTAGCCGTGAAAAAGTTTGTTCTGGCGAGTAGAGATAACACCCATTCATCAAATGATGCGTTGGACATCCGTACATCTGGGCGGAAACAGTCACATTTTCTTGGGTGCGATCCGTTAGGGGTCGCAGGTATATGGTACTCTCGGTATAAGGGTATATGGCTAGTGGGACGAGAGGAGAGAGAGAGAGAGAGGTAGGTAGATCGAGGTGGTAGATAGAGGTAAGTAGATAGGGCGATGTCGCTATATTATTCTTTGGTATTTGGGATTTTGGTGGTGGAAGTGGTGATCTTCTCTGTTTTGGCTCTTCCGATCCCGACCAAGTTTCGCAAACCGCTGACGTTGGTGTTGTTGCGGCCGTTCCGGAACGAAGTGGTCCAGATTAGTATCAAGGTTATTCTGGGGTTCATCCTGTTGCTGTTTGTGGATACGATCAACAAGGTGTACAACATCGACCGGGAGCTGGCCGGATCGTCTTCGGCAGCCGCCAAGGGTGGGGCTGTCGTGTCGTCGCAGGACAGGATCGAGCTGCTGTCGCGCAAGTTCCTGGCGCAGAGGAACATGTATCTGACGGGGATGACACTGTTTCTCACTTTCACCGTGGCGAGAACGTTCGGTCTTGTCcaggagctgctgcaaCAGAAGGACAGGTACCGGAAGGAATCGCCAAAATTCGACACTTCCGAGAGCGAGAAGGAGAACGAGCAGAGGAAGCAGGAGCTGTTGCAGGAGATCGAGCGGAAGGACGCGGAGATTGCTCgtttgaaggagaaggcCGAGGCGCTCCAGGCGGAGATGTAGGTAGACGCTCTATATGTGTACGTAACTAGGCCGTTGCGAACGAGTTACTCTTATGTTTGGGCAGAAACACAAAGTTTTCGTCTGTCTTGCCGAAGAACAGCTCGCTGAGTTTGATCCAGTCGGCTACGTTGGTGCTGCCGAGCGTGGTCTCCAGCTCGTCGCGGCCCCTCCAGTTGGGCGGTCTCTCGTTCAGCTGCACCGGATACCGCTCGCAGATGCCCATTGGTATGTAGCGGTGGAAAAATGACATAAACTCGCAGAAGAAGCGGCGGCATTGTGAGATACCGTACTCGTCGGTTCCCCAGTGTTCCATCGCGAACTGGGCGTAGTCCTTCAGGATATCGAGTCTTTCACTGCTGCTCTTGTCCAGGTGCTGCTGGGCatcgatctcttcgaaaaTCCAGGGCTTGATTAGTGCGCCACGCGCGACCATAACACTGTCGATGGCTTCGTTCGATTCCAGATGCTTGTACCAGTCTTCAAAGTTGTTGACGTCACCGTTGCCAACAAACTGGATCCTTTGGCTGCGCTCTCTCTCTGCCTTCTCGGcgtattcttcttcgcaaGCCCTCAGAGTGTCGGCTACGCGCGAAATGTAGTGCCAATCTGCCATCTTGGTGTACCTCTGCTGTCTGGATCTCCCATGCAACGTGATGGCGCTGACGTCCGTCTCGTATACGAGTCTTCTCACCAGGCCCTCTGCGACTGGATGGTCGTCCTTGGTTCCCGTACGGATCTTGACCGTGATCGGTATTTCGCCAGAAACGTAGTTCATCGCGTTCAGACACCGAATCATCCTGGCAGGGTTGTCCAGGAGCGCACTGCCTGAGCCCTGTCTGTAAAGCAGATCGATCGGGCACCCTGAGTTCAGGTTGATCTCGCTGACGTGACCGTCAGTGTGGCACGCCAGTGCTTCAGCGGCTTTGGCCGCCTGCCAGGCCTTAGAACATGCAATCTGTACGCCAAAGCCAGGATACTCGGTGACGTGCGCCTTAGGAAGCGCCCATTCCGAATTCGTGCCCTGGATCAAGGGAACACTTAGAGCCATCTCGGAATACGTGACGTCGGCGCCGAGCTTTCTCATGAGACGACGGTACGGCAAGTTACCGACGGTGGTCAATGGTGACACAATCTTCTTGCGGCGCAAATCtagctgcttcttctcctgtGCAAAATATCTGGTGTCCTTGTACCTCAAACAGAGTTCCCGTTGACGTTCTCTCTTGGTCCGCAACTCGTTCTCCCTCTGAACCACCTGAGGCGCCTTCTCGTCCGTGGTTTCTGCCTCTTTCTCCTCCGGCGCAGCCTCCATGCTGTCTCTAAACTCCTGCTGTATGGCATCAATGATTTCGAGAACTTCCTCGCTCTTGGTGAACGGGAACCTTTTCTTGACCAGATCCAGCTTCGAAGCGCCTGATATGTGGTTGACCTCGTGGTTCGCGTCCAAAAACTTCCTGTaatcctcttcatcccTCCTGATCAGCTTCAATCCATCTAGATGCGACGACAGAAACCTACACTTGAACCCCATAGGACAGTACCCAATTGACTGGTACACTGGGCACCCGGTAAACACTTCTGACCTGATCTCGGGTTTCTTATTCGACAGGTACTCCGAAATATCATGAACGAACCTACAATTATCGCCAAAACTGCACGTTTCCCCATTTTCAGTGCCTTGGACGTATCTTGGACACAGAGCCTTGGCTTCTTTAACCTGTCTATTATCTCTATTCTTGTTCTGGCCCTTTTTGCCCTTTTTattcttcctcttcttaCCACTGTCGTTAGACCCCACATCATTCAATATCCGATCAGAAGAAGGCTCCTCATCGGCATCATAACTAACAACTTTGGCGTCCTGAGAGCAAACAATGTACTCTgctttcaattgagctATCCCCTTCGAGATAGAAGTGTCCTGTCTTTTCGTAGGCTGTTGATCAAAATCAGCACATCTCTCTTGCCCAGTCATTCGGCCCAAATACTGCTTCACCTCTTCTACTAAGATGATTAAACCTTatatctcatctcatcatctcatcgagtGAAAAATTCTTATTATTATGGACACTGTAAGCTGGCGCCGCCCTCCGCGTTCAAAGTAAAAAAGTGTCAACTAAACATAAAAACCCAAAGAAAGATAAACAAAGAGGCAAAAACACTATGTGGCCTCTTCTATGAGGCATTCAAAAGTCTCCGTTCCACGTACAAGGTTTACGGGAGGCTCTTGTAGCCGGCAGACCTGTTGAACGGGCTGATTGGCAAGAAAATGCCCAAAAACCGTCTCTAGACTAGTTCGAGCCGCGCTTTCACCCAGCTGGCACCCTCAGTCGCTAAGCAACCTGCTCGAGCGATCAGCACTCTGCCCTATGCGCAAATAAGAGGTGAAGCCTCACTTCGTGTCCGGAACGCACCGGGTATGTTTCGGACTGTCCGGAAACAGGTGCCCGTACCGGCTGATTTCTGTCCGGCCTCCATGGATTCGGGTTTCTGATTTGAAATACGCTGTTGCAATACTAGGACCTCTGTTACGTTAGGCAGTAGGCAAAGGAGCTGAGCCATAGGTCAGGGACTGGGGGAGTTATTCTCATCGATAGTCAAGCGGGTTCAAAAGTTAGGGTAAATCCTCGTATTATAGACGGTTTTGTTCTCTTGTCGCTAGGAAGAGGACTTGAACGATGGATTTCACATCTATGACGATGGCGGACAACGCAACGTCTTCAGCAGTTACGACGTCTCCAACGCCTCCCTCTGGTGTTTCTGTAATGTCGGAGATGGGTGGTGGAGGCAGAAGGAACAGTGGATCTGGGGCTAGTGGCAGTGTTCTCTTTGCAGAAGAGGGTGGAGATGCGATGTTTCAACCACATCAGTCGCATAACGCTTCGATTACCGGATCACACAACATGGCGAAGTTGAGAAGAGACTCTATCGCGCATTCGCAAGGAATGGGAGGTGTGTCATGGGGGTCCCTTACCATCGGGTCCTGGTTGAGGGACGAAGTGATGCTTCACgccactttgaagaactcaAGAAGCAATAGTTCGTCGAAGAATACAACGATTCATCTGCATCCGACACATCGCAACAGCAGTCCAGCGTCACCGCCGAACGGCACAACTGCTAGCATAAGGAGGCCGTCTCATTTCTCAGCTGGTTCGCCTCCAGGTGCCCACAACGCTTACCTGCCCAGCCTCGAGAAACAGTACTGTAAGGATTACTCATGCTGTGGGCTATCACTGCCCGGTCTACACGATCTGTTAAGACATTACGAAGAGGCTCACATTGCAACCTCTCCCGGCTCTGCCATCCCGGCAGGAAACGCAGCGTATGCTGCGTCCGCTGCTCACGCCGCAGCATcgcagcagaagaggaaatcgTACCAAGGAACCGCACCACGGCAGGCCCCACATACAATCAACTACAGCGGGAACAGGAGCGCCGTTACgcatcaacagcagcatATAATACAGCAACAGCCGCATCATCGCCATCCCGGTGGTGCGAATGGTCAAACGATGTCGCAGCAGAGAATGCCTCTGTCACCGACCGCGACCAGCGCTGCTCATGGCGGACTCAACATTGCGGGAGTCAATAGCAGCTTGACTGACCCATCTGGCGCGGTAGCGGGTCAGGCGCCACCGCAATTGCATCTGAACGGGAACCTTGTGGACGCGGTGTCTACCAACGACGTCTTCTTGCAGGCCAACGCCAGCCAACAAAATACAACTCACAACCCGCAAATGCTAAGGCGGCGTGGCGATATGGCGACAATGAGCGCCGTTCCGAACGCTAGCCAGAATGGCAAGATTCCAATTACTGCTCAGCACTCTTTCAATGCGTACTCTTTGAACGCTGCTTCAAAGAGTGGCCAACGGAACACTAATAGGCTGCATAACAGCAGCCCACACATGGCTATGAGTAGTGCCAACAAGTTCTCTCACCCTATGCAAGTGGGAATGGAGCTGGATTTcatggatgaagaagacatGATTGGAGGCGATATAGATGATCCCGCATTCATGCGTTTGACTAATCCACTTGCACACGGAGCCAACAACGTCTTCGGCGCACATACAAACGTGGGTGCAGCAAGGTTTAACACAATGAACATGCAGGCGATAGGGCATCCTACTCCGCCGCCTAGTACTACGGCGGGCACGATACCGCCGCATGTGATAaacgacgaggacgacgaagatgacgatgaagacgatgacgacgacgaagaggcGGCCATTGGGAATTCCGCCGCTTCTAAGACCAAGTCTACTCGCCACAACAACCACAGACAGGAGGGCTATATCGATGATCCAGCGAGAAGATTATATGTCATGGACCATGAGGAGCACAAACCTTTCAAGTGTCCCGTCATCGGCTGTGACAAGACCTACAAGAATCAAAACGGCCTCAAATATCACAAGGTGCACGGTCATCAAAATCAGAAACTGCACGAAAACCCAGACGGGACTTTCAGCATAATAGATCCCGAATCCAATGAGCCGTATCCTGATGGAATGGGTTACGAGAAGGATAAGCCCTATCGTTGCGAAGTCTGTGGAAAGCGCTACAAAAACTTAAACGGTCTAAAATATCACAGGGGGCATTCAACACACTAATTTCATCGTCAGAATCATTCTCAATCTCCATTGTAATTTCAAGCTTATTTCTTCTACTGATATAGTTATTTTTTTAAAGATGGCAGCCTGTTTTGTTAAGATTCAACAAGTTATTTCCTTGATTAAAGACTGTCTTGACAGGTCCGCAAAGGGAACTAAGAAGCACCCGGGATCATAGACCTTGAAGGAAGTAGTGGCAGCTATGAAGATCGATATCACGCGCCCTTTACAGCTCTTGCAATGGTCTTCTTACCTGGGCATATTGGTACTGGTTAAACTTTTCGTTATTCTGCCCCTTGCTGCAATTCTATTCAATGATTTCTATCTACGTCTGCTGCCACCAGATTCATCACAATGGGTACCTTTGTCAACCTTCGACATCTCGCAAGATTCTGCAGAGAACAATCTAGTTTACGACCAAACTATTAACAGAGTACTTATAGAAAGAGCTCTACCGAAGACAATCGATAATGGCATTTCGCAGAAAATCAATCTTCGAGATCACATATTATACAAGGTAGATCTGGATACCAAATTCTATTGTTTGCCTACTGCCCGCTCGAAGGGCCAGACGACTAATATTGAGGAActtgagattgaaatttACTCATCGAATAAACCGGAGTCCTTGATATACCGTCGAACTATTCCCATTGTCTGCATGAGGCCGGATGATTCGATCAATATTATGGAACTTTATAAATTTGGGCCATCTCGATTGGAGCTGTTCAGAAAAGAGTGGCTGAATCATTTCAAAGCTCATGATAGAATTTCGATCACCTCCGAAATGAGTTCAGTTCGTTACGTTCTGAAAGTACCAAAATCGCACAAGCTGGTAATTCAACCGGACTCAGGATTTAGATTTAGAATGAGCTTTGAACAGGGTCTGAGGAATGTGATGCTGCGTTGGCACAAATTTTCGTATGCTGTAGGAATTGTGATATTCGATTTGGCAATCTCTTCATTGTTTGTTATAACAGCATTTTTCTCATTCTTCCTGATAATGAGGAGGAGTTCTGACAAGAAGGATGACTGATCTTCGTCATTGAGGGTTTTGGTCGAAAAATTGGTCAGAAATTGCTTAATTATATACTTCTTTTAAATTGGTCTGGCGTATATTGGGAACCAAGGTGTGCCTTCAGTTCAAACTCTATGAAGATAGATCCATGGTTAATGAAATTTTGATGTTCATAATATTCTTCGACGGTTTGGTTGAACATTCTTAGTAGCGTAGATAACTTTGTTATCCTGGTCTCAAGCTGCATATTCCTATTACGCTTCAGAGTCCTCGCCTTTTCGTCCTCTCGATCATTGCAAAAGCTATCAGCCACACAATTCGTGTCACCTCGTAAGCTGGCATCCAAGGTTAGTTTTTGAACCCGAGCAGCCAGCTCTGAATCGTTTGTCGAAACATTCTCATTCCCTAGGGCCAATATGCTGTAATCCGGGCGCGGGAGAAATGAGTTGTCACTAAAGTTGGAAAGTAGGGTCGATTCATTTGAACTTTTGCCATGCGAGTGAAGTCGCTCAACGGCTATGTTTCCATCCTCGAATGATTGTAGTGACTGGTTTCTCATGTCCTCAATGAATGTTTCAACAGCCATGTCAGCGGGTTTGGGCAGTGGTTTATCATATGTCTTTGCAGTTACTACTGACCATTTAACATTCGCCTTTTCGACTTTTGACAGCATTGATTCACAGGGCACATTGAGGGCTTTGAACAAAGTAGTAACCGTTGCATGTCCCGTTATGCCAGATGTGTATTTCAGTTCCACAGGCGAtaacagcttcttctttttgcGTTGATCAGGTTGGAGCTTTTCGCTGTTTGCAGCTGCTCTGCTAGCCGCTTTCGATGTATGCTCCGATGTGTTTCTATCACTATTACCTAGCTGTTCATCAGAAGCAATGGTCCTGCCAGTAGCCAAAGATGATACCGTAGAGTACATGGACAGCATATCGGTTGAATGACATGAGGGCAAAGATACATCAATCTCGAAGGCTTGCTCAGCTCCCGCCTTTGCCGATTTTTCCGAATTTCTCCGTTGCGATGAACCGAGCTTCCTGATACGGTTGTCAGTAGTCGTGGAGAGTTTTGAAAACCATGAACCTAATGCACTTGAAATCGATGGAGAGGATTTGGAACTTTTATTGTCATTTGATGTGGACTCGTTGATACTGCGTGATGAAGGATCTTCAATCGTAGGTAATGGTGTCTCTGAGTCCCTCCTCCTCTTTTCGGCCAACATCAAAGCAGCTTTTACCACCATCTCATCAAAAACGTCGTACGGATATCTGCCGCCTTTCAAGATTAACGACGGACGTACATTAGCCGTGCTGAGAACGGAGGGGAAGTTTTGATAAGGTCGCTTCGCTTTTGATTTGGGttctctttctgctctgCATATCaactcttcctcctctcgCGGCTTACTCTGTACAAGGAAGAATTTCCTATTGCCATAAAACAGCAGCACATCTTGCTGGCGATCTCGATCGACCTGATCAAGCTGATTATCGAGAAAACACATTTCATCAAACATGCTTTCAAGTCTCTTTTTCAGCACCTCCTTCGATAAGTGATCTGCAGATGGAATAACACGAAACACaagcagcttgaagaaaagtaCTTTCGACAATTGGAAATCGCATTCGGTTGTTAGAGAGAACCACAAGTTCTCAAGGAGCTCAGTCGTAATCTGGTTCTGCACCGCGGGGAGCATGTATTCCCAATTGTTGAATAGGCATAGTAGCGCAACAACTTGACAGTTACCATTCAAGGTACGTAGCATAGCTACGATTCCTCGACACCAGATATCCCAGTTTAAAAAATCGGCTAAAGAGTAAGACTCGAACTGAAAGACCACAAATTGCAAAGTCTTATTGTAAATTACATTGGCCATGCTATGATCGTACGCCGAAATCTCGGCAACATGCTTCAGTTGTGACAAGTCATGCAGTCGCAGCAGACGGCTCATGTTTGGATCACCTTGGAAGCAACCCGCTAGACTTCTCAGACATTCCCAAAGCCTTAAAATGCTGAAATTGGTGAATACGAACTCGTTTAGCATCTCGTTCGTCATAAAGACATCTGTCGATGCGGCGGATGAATCCGGCATAGTGTCTGATACGTTGAAAGCATTATTGGAGCTCTTGGTTTTGTTTGTCGATTGTACGAACTTGGTGAATCGATTTAGGTCATTCCGTAAAAACATGCAGGTTACATGTTCCAGCAAAATGGAAGCGCCTggcaaaagatcaagattcAACCCTCTATCGTTGGTTGGCTCACATTTGGCCAAATATCGCAAGACGATATACCAATAATGCCAATAGAAAGCCATTAAAACCGAATCATTTCTCAAGTAGGATGCaacaattttgaaaaatttagTATCTCGATTATCCAAGTCCTTGGGATCAagtcttgatcttgcaTTTTTCGGTACGGAGAATGaccttttcttccaactGAATATCTTTTCACCTTCGCTATGCTGGAATGTTACATCTGGCGTTATGGCCAAGAGGGCTTGGGTGTCAAAATGAAACTCATCAGGTAAATAAAAGAATGCATAAGCGTTCAGCTTTCCCAGGAAAGAACGCAATAATGACGAATAACTGTTAAGAAATTGCAAAAAACTCTGATTGTCTAGGGTATTCATCGGCTGTTTGCTACTTTTCGCGATCAGAATAAGCCTGTTAGTGACGTAGTGAATGGTCAACAGTATGTGATGAGAATATATCTCCGTGTGCCGAACACGAACCTTTGGCAGAATCATCAACGAGGACATCAATCTGCTCACGCTCTCCAAACAAACAGAAACTGTTTCAATGCTCAACAATGGGTCCGGAAATGATATTAATTGCGTCGAGGATGTCCTCGGTTCTGCTTGGTTCGGAATCAAATCGCTATTAAGGAAGTTCAACAAAGTGACCCACCATTGGATCAATACCTCTCGATGACCCTCACAAGACTCTGGATGCTGTTGCAATTGCCTCAGATATGATAACAGATTCAAACGCAAAAAATTTGAAACATACTTGTCGCTAGTTCTCCTTCGTTCTCTAGTCCCGGCCCTAGTTGGTTCATTGCTCACCAGTTCAATGAATTGGTTCAAAGAATGAAAGAGTCTAACTTCCTGGTTGCTTTCATGCCTCGGAGTTGGTCGCCCTGTAATAGTGGCAGCATTTTCATTATCCTTTTCAATCGCTCCGGCACTCTGATTCTGGCCCAGGGGCATTATTCATTACAGCACCTCCTGAAAGCGTCCCAAAGTAACTTATCAACACCACAACTAGAAACCCAACGGCACCACCCTACGGGACTAccaattgagcttctcAGGACCTGATTAGAGTTGCCAATTGACTACAAACTACCCATCTTCAACTAAAACCTAGCGTTTCAGCTCTTTAAGCTAGTGTGTATCACTATCCACGGAATTTGCAGTCGCTAAGAGTAATGgacttttcaagaaaggttCATCAACTTTGTAAAATGTTTAAAAGTCGTAAGTTTGGAGGTAAGATTGCTTGTCCTTGTGAGTTTCGAGCATCTCGCAGCTCGTAGACGTTGTGGTACAGAAGAAGGCGCGTTTTTCTATCTCTTTTGGTTGAAATAGACTAAAGTTTGACGATTTTTGAGATGAGTTCTGAACCGGCGACAAAACGAATGAAGCTGGAGCTGAGTAGCCCCAAAGAACCACTTACTCGACAAGACATCATTGCTtttcaaaaagaagcaCTGTTCCGACGTTTGAATGAACAAAGAGCAAATGTCGAGTCATTAAAAACTCAATATGATCTGTCAAAGAAGCAATGTGTGGATATCTCAAGGAAACTAGCTAATTTAATGGCACTCGTTGTGACCCTGGCAAGATTTTTGACAACCTTCtgtgaagatgaagaggagagGGAACTATGTCGGCAAGTGGCAGAGGGCGACGAAACTCTCATTGTACAACTCAGTGACCCTTTCATGAAGCTGCTGACTAAACTTGGT
The sequence above is drawn from the Torulaspora globosa chromosome 5, complete sequence genome and encodes:
- the AHK1 gene encoding Ahk1p (ancestral locus Anc_4.267), whose amino-acid sequence is MPLGQNQSAGAIEKDNENAATITGRPTPRHESNQEVRLFHSLNQFIELVSNEPTRAGTRERRRTSDKYVSNFLRLNLLSYLRQLQQHPESCEGHREVLIQWWVTLLNFLNSDLIPNQAEPRTSSTQLISFPDPLLSIETVSVCLESVSRLMSSLMILPKVRVRHTEIYSHHILLTIHYVTNRLILIAKSSKQPMNTLDNQSFLQFLNSYSSLLRSFLGKLNAYAFFYLPDEFHFDTQALLAITPDVTFQHSEGEKIFSWKKRSFSVPKNARSRLDPKDLDNRDTKFFKIVASYLRNDSVLMAFYWHYWYIVLRYLAKCEPTNDRGLNLDLLPGASILLEHVTCMFLRNDLNRFTKFVQSTNKTKSSNNAFNVSDTMPDSSAASTDVFMTNEMLNEFVFTNFSILRLWECLRSLAGCFQGDPNMSRLLRLHDLSQLKHVAEISAYDHSMANVIYNKTLQFVVFQFESYSLADFLNWDIWCRGIVAMLRTLNGNCQVVALLCLFNNWEYMLPAVQNQITTELLENLWFSLTTECDFQLSKVLFFKLLVFRVIPSADHLSKEVLKKRLESMFDEMCFLDNQLDQVDRDRQQDVLLFYGNRKFFLVQSKPREEEELICRAEREPKSKAKRPYQNFPSVLSTANVRPSLILKGGRYPYDVFDEMVVKAALMLAEKRRRDSETPLPTIEDPSSRSINESTSNDNKSSKSSPSISSALGSWFSKLSTTTDNRIRKLGSSQRRNSEKSAKAGAEQAFEIDVSLPSCHSTDMLSMYSTVSSLATGRTIASDEQLGNSDRNTSEHTSKAASRAAANSEKLQPDQRKKKKLLSPVELKYTSGITGHATVTTLFKALNVPCESMLSKVEKANVKWSVVTAKTYDKPLPKPADMAVETFIEDMRNQSLQSFEDGNIAVERLHSHGKSSNESTLLSNFSDNSFLPRPDYSILALGNENVSTNDSELAARVQKLTLDASLRGDTNCVADSFCNDREDEKARTLKRNRNMQLETRITKLSTLLRMFNQTVEEYYEHQNFINHGSIFIEFELKAHLGSQYTPDQFKRSI